The following is a genomic window from Butyricimonas faecihominis.
ATCGTGGAAACCGAAATGATCGGTGGAATGTTGCAATGGGTGCATAACCTGCATGACACTTGCATCGAACGGAACACGAGAGGGACGATCCTTTTCATCGAGGACCCGTCTGACGATCTGTACGAAATTGACCGGAACGTGAAATGTATGAAATACGCCGGGAAATTCCAACATCTGGCCGGATTGGTAGTCGGGGAATTCGGAAAAGAATCGACCCCGGAATTTAAAGCAGAAGTGTATAAACTGATTCATGACGCCGTGGAAGATTACACGTATCCCGTGTGTTTCGGTCTTCCGGCCGGACACGTGCGCGACAATTTTCCCCTGATCTTGGGAGCAAACGTGGAATTAGTCGTTCACCCGAAAGGAGCGGAACTACATTTCCCCTGATCACGTACAAGCCATGCACAAAATTTTATTGGTAACTCTATTTTTAATTTACATTGCAATGAATAATATTGTTTATCCGGCAAAGCTGGACACCCTATACCGGGCGATTGACCATCGCCAGTCACAACACGATTTGCCCTTGATCGGCATTTCTGCCAATTTCGAAAACGGGAACTCGTGTATCGAACACTCATACGTGATTTCAATCCTTCAGGCGGGCGCAATACCCGTGCTACTTCCCGTGCATAACGACATCGAAACGCTCCGGAAGACCATCGAAACACTCGACGGATTGATGCTTACCGGAGGTGGGGATATTAATCCGCTGTACGGGAACGAGGAGCCTCTCCCCCCGCTTGGAAGTATTGATGCCGCCAGAGATCAATTCGATTTCACGTTGGTAAAACTGGCCGCCGACCGACAAATCCCCATCTTCGGAATCTGCCGCGGGCACCAGATCATCAACATGGCTTTCGGGGGGACAAACTATCAGGACATCTATTCCCAGCATGAACAGCAATTATTGAAACACAGCCAGTCCATCAGCCGGGAATTCGGTTCCCACACGGTAAACGTTGTCAACAACACCGTACTCCACTCCGTTCTCGGAACTGACTCCTTGATCGTGAATTCATACCACCATCAAGCAGTCAAAGACGTGGCTCCCGGATTCCGGGTAAGTGCCACCTCTCCCGACGGGATCGTGGAGGCCATGGAAGGGATGCCCGGGCACCGCGTATTCAGCGTGCAATGGCACCCGGAGAAAATGGCCGTTCGCCCGGATGAGCAAATGATGAAGTTATTTCATTATTTTGTGGACGAGGCAACCTTGTTTAAGAAAGCCAAAGAGATTCATCGAAACAGTCTTATCGTGGATTCCCATTGTGACACCCCGATGAAATTCACCGAAGGATTCAATTTCGGGGAACGTCACGAGGATGTCAAAGTCGATCTCCCCAAAATGCAGGAAGGACGAGAAGATGCCGTTTTCATGGTAGCCTATCTTCATCAAGATGCCCGGGATGATGAATCCCTGCAAGCTGCCACGCAAAAAGCCGTGGATATCTTTTACCAGATTTCCGAACAGGTAAAACTCAACGAAAGCCAAGTAGGTATTGCCTATAACGTGGATGATTTGATCTACTTGAAAAATGCCGGGAAGAAAGCCATCTTCCTTGCCATCGAGAACGGGTATGCCATCGGCAAAGACCTCAACAATCTTTCCATGTTCAAAGACATGGGAATCACGTACATTACCTTATGCCACAACGGCAGCAATGATATATGCGATTCCGCCAAGGGTGAGCCGGAACATGACGGATTGAGCCCGTTCGGTCGGGAAGTAGTGAAAGAGATGAACCGTCTCGGTATCATCATCGACATCTCGCATACCAGCGCGAAAACGGTGCAGGATGTTCTGGAACTCAGCACGGCACCCATCATCGCATCCCACTCTTCCGCACGAGCTTTATGCGATCACCCAAGAAACCTCACGGATGATCAGATCAGGGCGATCGCGGCCAAAGGTGGAGTGGTGCAGGTATGCCTCTATAACTGGTTCCTAAGCAAACAACCCAACCCGACGATTCTGGACGCCGTGGCACATATCAATCATATCGTGCGACTTGTCGGCATTGACCACGTGGGTATCGGCACAGACTTTGACGGTGACGACACGGAAAAACTAACCGGTTGCCGGGCTGCCAATGAAGTGATTAACCTCACGGTTGAACTTCTCCGACAAGGGTACACCGCCGAAGAACTGCATAAATTATGGGGAGATAATTTATTGAGAGTATTGAATACCGTTCAAAATTAAAATACAAGCTTGCAATTTTCAGCTCATGCTAAATTTCACATTTTAAACCATGACGATCGAAACGTTACACCAGAAATTTATACACAAACTACCCGGTGAAACAGCACAAGAACGGATGTCTCCCCAGCCGAAATACGTGGAAGGGAAAGAGGGAATCCATCAAGGTCATCCCATTAGCAGTGCCGTTATGATGCTCCTTGTTCCCTACCAAGGAGACTTGGCGATACCTTTCATCAAAAGAACAAATGCAGGGAAATATCATGGGGGACAAATGGCCTTACCCGGTGGTAAAAGTGAACCGGGAGACGGGAATAGCCTGAACACGGCATTACGGGAATGTGAAGAAGAGATTGGGGTACCCCCCAAGGAGGTCACGGTTATCGGAAAATTAAGTGACGTGTATATTCCATTAAGTAACTTTAATATAACGCCCTTTGTTGGAACTATCCCGGAAATGCCTAATTTTGTACTCTCGAAAAATGAAGTAGAAAAAGTGATCATCATTCCGTTAAAAGACTTACTGGACGACAAGAATAAAACAAGTCAGGTATTGTACCGGCAGGAACAAAAAATCATAGCCCCGGGTTACAAGATCGGAGAAAATTTCATCTGGGGAGCCACGGCCATGATGATCGCAGAACTGGAAGCCATGGTAAAAAACGAACAATAACGACTGAACGCAAGATGAAGAACAAATTTTGTATATACATTCTCTTCCTGTTACTCGGCTGCATGGCTTGTAATTTTTCCACCACACAGGAAAAATACAAAACACTTGGCAGCGAAACATGGGAACGAGACAGCAATTACAAATTCGAATTCAACATCACGCAACCCGGCAGTTATCATGTCAGCACCTGCATCCGTCACTCTACTGACTACAAACAAAGAAATATCAGTTGCTACTTGATCATCCGACATCAAGGAGTAGAAGTGGATAAAGAGAATTCAGACATTATCATTGTCGACAATAACGGCAGGTGGGTCGGCCAAGGACTCACGGGACTAAAAACAGTCGTACAACCGATTGACCGGATTTTCCATTTTGACTCCACGGGTATTTATACCATGGAAATCAAACACCGGATGAAAGATAAACAACTGAAAGGGATTAAAAACATAGGAATTAAAATAAAATCCACAACTTATTATGGCGAAGAATAAATTGGCGAAATTTGCCGAAATGGAAACCTTGGAAAACGTGTTCCAACCCACCCATGAAGAAGTATTCCGCACGGATTACAAGTTAAAAGGAAAATGGGGAAAACAGGTTTTCGGCAATGATCACCCGATCGTTTTAGAAGTGGGATGCGGTAAAGGGGAGTACTCCGTGGGATTAGGCGAACTCTATCCCGAAAAGAACTTTATCGGGCTTGACATCAAAGGAGCCCGAATGTGGACAGGGGCGAAAGCCGCGAAAGAAAAAGGAATGAAAAACGTTGTTTTCCTGCGTACTCACGCAGAAGAACTGGAATCTATTTTCGCACCCGGAGAAGTTTCCGAAATTTGGATTACCTTTCCCGACCCTCAAATGGCAAAAGCCCGCAAACGCCTCACGGGAACCCGTTTTCTCTCCCTGTACCGAAAGTTTTTGAAGGAAGACGGCCTCATCCATTTGAAAACAGATAGCCCTTTCCTCTATCAATACACGGCAGAACTGGTCAAGGTGAACCACCTCCCCGTGAACGTCAACACGGATGATCTTTACGGGGTTGGACTGGATGATAAGATTTTAGGTATCAAGACTTTTTATGAACGACAGTGGCTGTCACGAGGTAAAACCATTAAATATATCCAATTTTCATTGGCCGGATCGTCCCAACTCATGGAACCTGAAATCGACATTGAAAAGGATGATTATCACAGTGAAACACAATTCATGACGAGACAATTGAAAGTTGAAAATTGAAAATGAAAAA
Proteins encoded in this region:
- a CDS encoding gamma-glutamyl-gamma-aminobutyrate hydrolase family protein; translation: MNNIVYPAKLDTLYRAIDHRQSQHDLPLIGISANFENGNSCIEHSYVISILQAGAIPVLLPVHNDIETLRKTIETLDGLMLTGGGDINPLYGNEEPLPPLGSIDAARDQFDFTLVKLAADRQIPIFGICRGHQIINMAFGGTNYQDIYSQHEQQLLKHSQSISREFGSHTVNVVNNTVLHSVLGTDSLIVNSYHHQAVKDVAPGFRVSATSPDGIVEAMEGMPGHRVFSVQWHPEKMAVRPDEQMMKLFHYFVDEATLFKKAKEIHRNSLIVDSHCDTPMKFTEGFNFGERHEDVKVDLPKMQEGREDAVFMVAYLHQDARDDESLQAATQKAVDIFYQISEQVKLNESQVGIAYNVDDLIYLKNAGKKAIFLAIENGYAIGKDLNNLSMFKDMGITYITLCHNGSNDICDSAKGEPEHDGLSPFGREVVKEMNRLGIIIDISHTSAKTVQDVLELSTAPIIASHSSARALCDHPRNLTDDQIRAIAAKGGVVQVCLYNWFLSKQPNPTILDAVAHINHIVRLVGIDHVGIGTDFDGDDTEKLTGCRAANEVINLTVELLRQGYTAEELHKLWGDNLLRVLNTVQN
- a CDS encoding gliding motility lipoprotein GldH produces the protein MKNKFCIYILFLLLGCMACNFSTTQEKYKTLGSETWERDSNYKFEFNITQPGSYHVSTCIRHSTDYKQRNISCYLIIRHQGVEVDKENSDIIIVDNNGRWVGQGLTGLKTVVQPIDRIFHFDSTGIYTMEIKHRMKDKQLKGIKNIGIKIKSTTYYGEE
- a CDS encoding NUDIX hydrolase, yielding MTIETLHQKFIHKLPGETAQERMSPQPKYVEGKEGIHQGHPISSAVMMLLVPYQGDLAIPFIKRTNAGKYHGGQMALPGGKSEPGDGNSLNTALRECEEEIGVPPKEVTVIGKLSDVYIPLSNFNITPFVGTIPEMPNFVLSKNEVEKVIIIPLKDLLDDKNKTSQVLYRQEQKIIAPGYKIGENFIWGATAMMIAELEAMVKNEQ
- the trmB gene encoding tRNA (guanosine(46)-N7)-methyltransferase TrmB; amino-acid sequence: MAKNKLAKFAEMETLENVFQPTHEEVFRTDYKLKGKWGKQVFGNDHPIVLEVGCGKGEYSVGLGELYPEKNFIGLDIKGARMWTGAKAAKEKGMKNVVFLRTHAEELESIFAPGEVSEIWITFPDPQMAKARKRLTGTRFLSLYRKFLKEDGLIHLKTDSPFLYQYTAELVKVNHLPVNVNTDDLYGVGLDDKILGIKTFYERQWLSRGKTIKYIQFSLAGSSQLMEPEIDIEKDDYHSETQFMTRQLKVEN